tGATTTGGAGACAGCAGAGCCTGCAGCCTCCGTCTGttctctgctctccccagcctaACCTGCGAGGTGAGCCTGACAAAGGTGAACAGCAAAGTGCTCCGGAGCAGCCAGCTGGTGAGTGCTGGGAAAGGGAGAAATTCAACACTCCGGGCCTGGGCACTGGCTCTTCGGGACACCCCGAGGACCTGTTCCAGCCCATCCCCGAGGCTGGGCGATGCTGCAAGGGTTCTGCAACACTCTGCGTTCCGTGCTGTGCCCAGTGCTTCACCGGCAGGGAGTTGGGAGACTCCCTGTGCACTCCTTGGCCATGTCCCTGTACAGGATGACACCTGCCTGGTGGAGCTGGCCCTGGCGCTCTCCGTCTCACTGGAGATCAGCAGCAAGCGGCGGTTGGTGGGTGTCAGGCTGTGCGTCCGGaccctgcaggcagagctgcacgAAGGACTCTTCTGCAGCCCGCTGCTGCACCACGTCACTGCTGGGGCCCAGCGCGGCAGCGTGGGGGAACAGCCCAGCCCaggtcagggatggggacagggacaagctctgggcagggcaggggctggcagccgccATACTTGCACTGGAGCCAGAGGGATTTGGCTGTGCCACCGCTCCTTCCCATTGCAGGGCACGGGGGTTTGGGCAAGAGCCTTCCAGTGACTCTGTGTGTCCCCCTCCAGGCCCAGGGAAGCCCCTGAAGTCCCTGTCTCTGCTGAGCAGGGACACGCTGCAGCTCATCCCCAGGAGGGTGGAGGTGAAGCTGGAGAACACCAGCGTGGTGCTGTCTATGAACAGCCAGAAGAGGTAAGGAGGCAGGTGGAGGGGGAGCCTGTCCTAGCCCCTGTCagcgctggggacagggacctggggacagctGTACCATTCTCTGTTCATCCCCTGCTCTGCCAGACTGCAGAGGATAAGTCCTAGATCCCACCCCAGTGGGAAGGACTGAGCTTGGCCTGGGACCAGGCtcttggggaaggaggaaggcacGTGAGCTGGTTCTCCAGTAAGACAGCCTGATGGGATCCTCTGCTGATGGGATGAGAGtactgggctgggctgcagctgggcactGGCTGGTGTCTTTGTCCATGCCAGCGTGCCGGTCAGCTGGGGATGAGGGACGGGGAGATGAAGGACATGACGGTGCAGTTCCCTTCTGGCAGTGACTCCCTGCTTCTCCTAGGCACCTCACCTGGAGCCTGAAGCTGCTGCAGTTTCTATATCAGCGTGAAGAGGAGCAGATCCCACTGCGCAACTTCACGCCCACCTCAGACCTGGACCAAATGAGTGTAGACCTCCAGCTGGAGGGCAAGTAGCCAGGAGGGCGCCTGTGGGACAGGGCTGCCGTCGCTGCCCTCCGCCACCCCTCActtctgctcctctctctccccagaCGGCCTTCTCCTGTCCCAGAGCCGCCAGCGCATCGTGTGCCTCAACTCCCTGAAGACCAGCGTGCAGGTGAGTGAGTGCTGGGCATGGTCCTGTCCCCTGGGGGGGCTGGTTTGGCTCCTGGCACGAGCTTTTTGCcaccctgccctctccctgctctAGGTCACAGCCATTGACCTCTCGGCTGCTGTGCTGCTCAATACCTGCATCATCCACTACCGCCACCAAGAGTTTTCGCACTGGCTGGGCCTGTTGGCACAGGAATACAGGTGCCAGGCGGTGCCTGTCCCCAGCCAAGGGCACAAGGGAAGGTAAACTCGGCCTCAGCGCGGCTGCTGGTATCGCAGCTTGTTTCCTCTTGCCTGCCGTGCTCTGGCAGGGTGCCCAGGCACCCAGCGCCTTCTCTGCCCTGTGCACAGCCcctgggaaggggaggctggTACAGAAGGGGAGGCagttggggggtccctgtggaGAGGGCGTCCCTCTGGGCCTGCCAGGCTCCGTGGCATGCACCTAGTAACAGCCCGTCCCTGCTTGTCCCATGCAGGAGCTATCCCCAAATCATAGCGCCCATCATCCTGTGTGCCTCGCTGTCCAACGTCAACGTGTCAGTGCAGCTGGGGGACACGCCACCCTTCGCCTTGGGCTTCAACTCCATCTCTGCAGGTAGGGGCTGGCAGCTGGCACCAAGGTGGCTGCTGGGCTCTTCTTGAGGGTTGGTGGCTCTGCCAGAGAGGCACCAGGATGGGAATGGGGAGGGCTGTGCCGCTTCTGTGCTTGCCCATGTCTGTGTCTGGCCAGGGGCTGTAGACCTCTGCCTGGTTGTGTCTGGGTTGCCCCTGTTTGGGGGCAGCTGaggaggcagcagccagccctgcccacactcaccccctcctctctgcccacaGACTACCAGCACCTGCGGCCACAGAGCGTGCACCAGCGAGCGGTACTGGCCGTGGACCACCTCTGCTGGCGCGTGGGCAACGACTCGCACATCCAGCGTGCCCCGCATCCCCCCAACATGCACGTGTGGGGAGAAGCCCTCATCCTTGACTCCTTCAACCTGCAGGTGAGGGGTGAGCCAAGGGGGCAAGGGGGTGGGCTGCCTGTCTGCAACTCCATGCAGGCAGCACGGGGACTCGTGGTGGCATGGGGACATCCTGCAGCCCGAGAGTGATGGTCCTGTTTGTCCTGCAGGGCAGCTACAACCAGCCCCTGGGCATGTCCAGCGCCCAGTCGGACACCCTTTTCCTGGACTGCACCATCCGGGGGTTGCAAATGGAGTCCTCGGACACCTGCACCGAGTGCTTGGCCAGGGTCCTGCCCCTGTTCTGCCTGCGGCCCAGCGGAGCTGAGCTTGCCAAGCAGCCACCCTCTTCCTCAAGCgagccctgggggctgctctggaAGGTGGATCTGAAGGTGGAGGATGTGAACCTTTTCACACTCTCAGCCCTGGTGGGTAAGTAGCGTCCAGGCTGAGCCCAGGTGGCTGTCCTGAAACAGGCCCGCGGTCAGAGGAACCTGGCATGTCGTGGTGTGCCTCTTCCGTGCCTCCAGCACTGACATGCCGTCTCTTTAGGTGCCCTGGAGCTGCGGCTGGACACTCTGACCGTCCTGGGGAGTGCCGAGAGCTGCACGGTCAGCATCCAGGGCATGGTGCTGGCCTTGGTGAAGAGCATCGTGGAGAAGATGCAGCCGTGCTGCAAAGCTCCTGCCATCCCCAACCCAGTGGCCAACCTCTCCATGCTCTGCGTCACCTACCACAGCAGCATCCGCTCCCTGGAGGTTGGTGTGGGCCTCGGGTCTCTGCTTTATCCTGTACTGGTGGTACTGGAAtggatggggcagggggaggattGGCTGGCACCGAAAGGTGCTGGAGAGGAGAATGGGGCTGTGCCAGTTGTATCCGGCGGTGACTTGGTGCCTGCTCGCTCTCTCTCCGCTGTAGGTGCAGTGCGGTGAGGGGCTGGCGGTGCTGTGGAGCCCGCCCGACCACATGCACTTGTACCATCACACCCTGGCCACCCTGCAGTGCCACGAAGCCTTGCAGAGCGCCCTTGGCCACAGGACGCCTCATTCCCTGCCCCCAGAGAGCCCAGCGTCCCACCCGGCCACCCCTACTGAGACACCGGCACCCCTCCAGCCagatgggaccccccccaaaagacTTCTGTCCCTGTCACTGGAGCTGAGCTCTGCCAAGCTCACAGCCTTTGTTTCTGAAGCCAACTACATCAGCCTGGCTGCCGAAAGGACCTCCGTGAGCTGGCACGGCGGTGCCCTGCACGGCTACTGCCCCGAGCTGGCCGCCGGCTTTGATGGACACAGCATCTTCAGCTTCAAGGAGGTGGAGGTGAAGCTgctaccagagctggaggaggtcaTCTTGCATCGCTGCGCCTTCCCCACCCTGCGCACCCTCCGCAATCGTGGCTGGGCCTTCTCCTTTGCCAGCGTGACCATCGAGTTCCCCTACCAGTATGACTTCTCTCGCACGCTGGATGCTGCCGTGGGCGTGCAGAAGTGGCTGAAAGGTCTGCACCGGCGTGGGCGCCCTGCCAGCACGGCGCTGCCCCCCGACCTCCTGCTCAAAGTGACACACTTCTCCTGGGTCTTCCTGGATGATGTCTTTGAGGTCAAGTTACGAGACAACTACGAGCTGATGAAGGACGAGAGTAAGGAGAGCGCCAAGCGCTTGCAGCTGCTGGACGCTAAGGTGGCTGCGCTGCGCAAGCAACATGGcgagctgctgcctgcccgcaAGATCGAGGAGCTCTATGCCTCACTGGAGAAGAAGAACATAGAGATCTACATCCAGCGCTCGCGGCGCCTCTATGCCAACACGCCCATGCGGAGGGCCCTCCTCACCTGGACTCTGGCCCACCTGGAGCTGGTGGCCATGGCCGATGAGTCCTTCCACGGCACGGAGCGTGTGTTGGAGCAGATGAGGGACCTGGATGGTGTCAGCCCGTTCCCCCCCGAGGGTCTGGAGATGGTCACCCAGTGGTGCCGCATGATGAAGGGCAGAGTTGGCAGCTTCTTTGGTGAGTTGCTTCGCGTGAGGGTGCCCATGGAGGACAGCACAGCGGCTGCGTGGCCTGGGCTCCCAGGACAGGGACCTGCTGGCACGTGATGTGTAACGAAGCACGGGGAAGTGATTTTTGGAGGTTCAAGGGAGTGGAAAGGGAGCAGAGGTGTGACAGGACAGTGGCACCTGCCGTGGCCGGGAGTGGGGGAACCTTTGCTGCCTCATCTCTCAGCCCTTCTTCTGCCCCACAGTGCGGATCCGCGACTACCCTCGCTACCTCTTTGAGATCCGGAACTGGCAGCTCTCGGGCCGGCTGATCGGAGCCGAGCAGTGCGGCCAGGCCTGCTCCCGGCGCCGCCAGGTCCTGaagctggggctgccctggggggaCGCGACGGTGGAGAGGAACATGCCACCCTTGAAGTTCTACCACGACTTCCACTGTAAgagctggaggggcagggggggctctgtgctggggtggggacggggctgcgtgggacatgggaagggctgaGCCAACCTCTGTGTCCCCAGCTGAGATCTCCCAGTACACTATCGTGTGGGGTCCCTGCTGGGACCCAGCCTGGACCTTGATCGGCCAGTGCGTGGATCTCCTCACCAAGCCCTCAGAGGACCCCAGTGCCCCATTGCCCTGGTGGGACAAGAGCCGCCTTCTCTTCCACGGGGACTGGCACATGGACATCGAACAGGCCAACCTGCACCAACTGGCCACCGAGGTGGGTGCCGCGGGGGTAGGGAGCAGAGCGCGGCGTGGGGCGGGCTCACACCTGCCTCTCCCCACGCTTGTCCTTGCAGGACCCCTACAACACCACGGAGAACATGCACTGGGAGTGGAGCCACCTCTCCTTCCACTGGAAGCCTGGGCAGTTCGTCTTCAAGGGCAACCTGGACATCAACGTCCGGACAGCCTCCAAGTGAGTGTGGGCCCGGGAGCGTGGGGGCTGCCACCGGTGCCGGGGGGGTAACTGGGGTCTCTTTCCCCATTCAGATATGACGACTGCTGCTTCCTGCACCTGCCCGACCTGTGCATGACGCTGGACCTGCAGTGGCTGTGCCACGGGAACCCCCACGACCACCACGGCGTGGTGCTGCGCTCCCCTGAGTTCCTGCCCGAGGTGCCGGTGGGGCAGCAGTACGACTCCTACCGTGCCTTCCGCTCCGAGaacctcaacctctccatccggATGGACCTGACGCGGCCCAGTGAGGGTGGGTGACGGTGCCCTGGGGATCCCTCAGGGACAAGGGGGATGGGGCAGGGCTTACTGGTTTTAGCGATCCTTATCGGTCCTGGGTTGGGTGCTGCTGTGTCCCTGCCCCACGGTGCTGGCTGACAGCGGGTGTATTCTCAGAGCGCTCCCAGCCCCGGATCCTGCTCTACAGCAGCACCCTCCGCTGGATGCAGAACTTTTGGGCCACGTGGACCAGCGTGACGCGCCCCATCTGCCGTGGGAAGCTCTTCAACAACATGAAACCCAGTAAAAAGAAGCTGGGGCAGCATTACAAGCAGCTGTCTTACACCGCGCTCTTCCCCCGGCTGCAGGCAAgtcctgggggtgggggtccGGCGTTACCTCCCCGTTCTGCCTGCGCTGGGAtctcagcctctgctttctgCTCCCTCACAGGTGCATTATTGGGCCTCCTTTGCCCAGCAGCGGGGCATCCAGGTGGAGTGCTGCCAGGGGCACATCTTCACTCGCGGCACCCAGCGGCTCATCCCACAAGGTGAGTGGGGGCCCAAGGTGAGTGAGGGCCCTGCCGGCAGCACTTCCAGGCAGGTCAGGGCCTCGGCTgactcctctccctttcccccagccGGCACGGTGATGCGACGCCTGATTTCGGAGTGGAGCATCACGCAGATGGTGAGCGACCTGAGCCAGGTCACCGTGCACCTCATGGCCTCCACTTGCGACGAGAACGCTGACCACCGGCTCGACACCCTGGTGAAGAAAACCCACCTGCTGAGCCTGTCCTCCCTCACCTACCAGAGGCACAGCAACCGCACGGCTGAGGAGGTACCGCCGCAAACACACGGGGCATGGCTGGCCTGATGGCATCCCCCTGGGACAAGGGAACCTTGGCCTTTGAGTGCAATGAGGGAGGAATTTGGCTGGAGAGGAGACAGACCTGCAGGGCCTCTGATCTCTTGAGCGCTTGGTCAAAGGGATGCCTTGTTCCAGCCACAGCATCCCTGGTATGGGTCCCTGCTGTAGGGCTCTGGGGTGGTCCTCCGGGCTCCGGTGCCCAGGCCCTGCCTGCGGAGGCTggcagggctcccagcccccGTGTGTGAAGCCCGTGAACAGGGACTGCGGGTGGCTTTGCCGTGCTGAGGCTCTGACCCTCTGTGCCCAGGAGCTGCCCCTGCGGGATGGGGACGATGGTTTCCACACGCACCAGCTGCACCTGGTGGACCTGCGGGCATCCTGGACCACCACGAACCGGGACATCGCCTTCGGCCTCTACGATGGCTACAAGAAAGCGGCTGTGCTCAAGCGCAACCTGTCCACCGAGGCCCTGAAGGGGCTGAAGATCGACACGCAGCTGCAAGCCAAAAAGCTGAAGCGGGGCCCGCTCTCTGCTCACTCCGTCCCTGCCAGAGTGACCGCTCCCATCATCAGCGGCCGTCCCGAGAGAGCCTCCTCAGGTGGTGAGTGCGGCAGGGAGGGAAGCAATGGGAAACCCAAAGCCGTGCCTGCCTTCACCCCAttgcccccagccagccccccgcAGCCTCGCCCTgaccctttctccttccccaggggCCTACATGCTGCAGAAGCTCATTGAGGAGACGGACAAGTTCGTGGTCTTCACGGAGGAGGAGTCGGGGGCTAGCGAGCAGCTGTGCGGCATCGCCGCCTGCCAAACCGACGACA
This is a stretch of genomic DNA from Calonectris borealis chromosome 19, bCalBor7.hap1.2, whole genome shotgun sequence. It encodes these proteins:
- the BLTP2 gene encoding bridge-like lipid transfer protein family member 2 isoform X1, encoding MLPPLPAVLLGLVVVTLLAGLLARWLACHLAVTWCRQKLHAELKIGSFGFFWAQNISLKFQQEQQTVEIDNVWISSKLSRELPRYFELCFGEVRIRTDLQKGPGFQPSVPEAPREADGNENRADLTLKPSLLRLLSQLFSIHMDSINIIVLHVATSESLWHIQASKTRLLLNGDGKSLTCEVSLTKVNSKVLRSSQLDDTCLVELALALSVSLEISSKRRLVGVRLCVRTLQAELHEGLFCSPLLHHVTAGAQRGSVGEQPSPGPGKPLKSLSLLSRDTLQLIPRRVEVKLENTSVVLSMNSQKRHLTWSLKLLQFLYQREEEQIPLRNFTPTSDLDQMSVDLQLEDGLLLSQSRQRIVCLNSLKTSVQVTAIDLSAAVLLNTCIIHYRHQEFSHWLGLLAQEYRCQAVPVPSQGHKGRSYPQIIAPIILCASLSNVNVSVQLGDTPPFALGFNSISADYQHLRPQSVHQRAVLAVDHLCWRVGNDSHIQRAPHPPNMHVWGEALILDSFNLQGSYNQPLGMSSAQSDTLFLDCTIRGLQMESSDTCTECLARVLPLFCLRPSGAELAKQPPSSSSEPWGLLWKVDLKVEDVNLFTLSALVGALELRLDTLTVLGSAESCTVSIQGMVLALVKSIVEKMQPCCKAPAIPNPVANLSMLCVTYHSSIRSLEVQCGEGLAVLWSPPDHMHLYHHTLATLQCHEALQSALGHRTPHSLPPESPASHPATPTETPAPLQPDGTPPKRLLSLSLELSSAKLTAFVSEANYISLAAERTSVSWHGGALHGYCPELAAGFDGHSIFSFKEVEVKLLPELEEVILHRCAFPTLRTLRNRGWAFSFASVTIEFPYQYDFSRTLDAAVGVQKWLKGLHRRGRPASTALPPDLLLKVTHFSWVFLDDVFEVKLRDNYELMKDESKESAKRLQLLDAKVAALRKQHGELLPARKIEELYASLEKKNIEIYIQRSRRLYANTPMRRALLTWTLAHLELVAMADESFHGTERVLEQMRDLDGVSPFPPEGLEMVTQWCRMMKGRVGSFFVRIRDYPRYLFEIRNWQLSGRLIGAEQCGQACSRRRQVLKLGLPWGDATVERNMPPLKFYHDFHSEISQYTIVWGPCWDPAWTLIGQCVDLLTKPSEDPSAPLPWWDKSRLLFHGDWHMDIEQANLHQLATEDPYNTTENMHWEWSHLSFHWKPGQFVFKGNLDINVRTASKYDDCCFLHLPDLCMTLDLQWLCHGNPHDHHGVVLRSPEFLPEVPVGQQYDSYRAFRSENLNLSIRMDLTRPSEERSQPRILLYSSTLRWMQNFWATWTSVTRPICRGKLFNNMKPSKKKLGQHYKQLSYTALFPRLQVHYWASFAQQRGIQVECCQGHIFTRGTQRLIPQAGTVMRRLISEWSITQMVSDLSQVTVHLMASTCDENADHRLDTLVKKTHLLSLSSLTYQRHSNRTAEEELPLRDGDDGFHTHQLHLVDLRASWTTTNRDIAFGLYDGYKKAAVLKRNLSTEALKGLKIDTQLQAKKLKRGPLSAHSVPARVTAPIISGRPERASSGGAYMLQKLIEETDKFVVFTEEESGASEQLCGIAACQTDDIYNRNCLIELVNCQMVLRGAETEGCVIVSAAKAQLLQCQHHPAWYGDTLKQKTSWTCLLDGMQYFATTESGPTEREHGQLWLEVKNIEEHRQRSLDSVQELMESGQAVGGMVSTTTDWNQPSEAQQTQQVQRIISRCSCRMYYISYSHDIDPELATQIKPPETPANQEKEDLLKKQEGAVDTFTLIHHDLEISTNPAQYAMILDIVNNLLLHVEPKRKEHSEKKQRVRFQLEISSNPEEQRSSILHLQEAVRQHVAQIRQLEKQMYSNVKSLQDDSKNESLLDLNHRLQQQLSQEKADLQLESEELNILIRCFKDFQLQRANKMELRKQPEDVSVARRTEFYFAQARWRLTEEDGQLGIAELELQRFLYSKVNKSDDTAEHLLELGWVTMNNLLPNAVYKVVLRPQSSCQSGRQLALRIFSKVRPPVGGISIKEHFEVNVVPLTIQLTHQFFHRMMGFFFPGRNVEEEEVGDEEDKSKLVTTGIPVVKPRQLIVTDDSLGPGKGVAQGLNRTSGVRRSFRKAPEHPVDDIDKMKERAAMNNSFIYIKIPQVPLCVSYKGEKNSVDWGDLNLVLPCLEYHNNTWTWLDFAMAVKRDSRKALVAQVIKEKLRLKPAAGAEARGKLENKSDGTIQQQEEDEKARLLIGLSVGEKNPSKKSIFGRRK
- the BLTP2 gene encoding bridge-like lipid transfer protein family member 2 isoform X2 — protein: MDSINIIVLHVATSESLWHIQASKTRLLLNGDGKSLTCEVSLTKVNSKVLRSSQLDDTCLVELALALSVSLEISSKRRLVGVRLCVRTLQAELHEGLFCSPLLHHVTAGAQRGSVGEQPSPGPGKPLKSLSLLSRDTLQLIPRRVEVKLENTSVVLSMNSQKRHLTWSLKLLQFLYQREEEQIPLRNFTPTSDLDQMSVDLQLEDGLLLSQSRQRIVCLNSLKTSVQVTAIDLSAAVLLNTCIIHYRHQEFSHWLGLLAQEYRCQAVPVPSQGHKGRSYPQIIAPIILCASLSNVNVSVQLGDTPPFALGFNSISADYQHLRPQSVHQRAVLAVDHLCWRVGNDSHIQRAPHPPNMHVWGEALILDSFNLQGSYNQPLGMSSAQSDTLFLDCTIRGLQMESSDTCTECLARVLPLFCLRPSGAELAKQPPSSSSEPWGLLWKVDLKVEDVNLFTLSALVGALELRLDTLTVLGSAESCTVSIQGMVLALVKSIVEKMQPCCKAPAIPNPVANLSMLCVTYHSSIRSLEVQCGEGLAVLWSPPDHMHLYHHTLATLQCHEALQSALGHRTPHSLPPESPASHPATPTETPAPLQPDGTPPKRLLSLSLELSSAKLTAFVSEANYISLAAERTSVSWHGGALHGYCPELAAGFDGHSIFSFKEVEVKLLPELEEVILHRCAFPTLRTLRNRGWAFSFASVTIEFPYQYDFSRTLDAAVGVQKWLKGLHRRGRPASTALPPDLLLKVTHFSWVFLDDVFEVKLRDNYELMKDESKESAKRLQLLDAKVAALRKQHGELLPARKIEELYASLEKKNIEIYIQRSRRLYANTPMRRALLTWTLAHLELVAMADESFHGTERVLEQMRDLDGVSPFPPEGLEMVTQWCRMMKGRVGSFFVRIRDYPRYLFEIRNWQLSGRLIGAEQCGQACSRRRQVLKLGLPWGDATVERNMPPLKFYHDFHSEISQYTIVWGPCWDPAWTLIGQCVDLLTKPSEDPSAPLPWWDKSRLLFHGDWHMDIEQANLHQLATEDPYNTTENMHWEWSHLSFHWKPGQFVFKGNLDINVRTASKYDDCCFLHLPDLCMTLDLQWLCHGNPHDHHGVVLRSPEFLPEVPVGQQYDSYRAFRSENLNLSIRMDLTRPSEERSQPRILLYSSTLRWMQNFWATWTSVTRPICRGKLFNNMKPSKKKLGQHYKQLSYTALFPRLQVHYWASFAQQRGIQVECCQGHIFTRGTQRLIPQAGTVMRRLISEWSITQMVSDLSQVTVHLMASTCDENADHRLDTLVKKTHLLSLSSLTYQRHSNRTAEEELPLRDGDDGFHTHQLHLVDLRASWTTTNRDIAFGLYDGYKKAAVLKRNLSTEALKGLKIDTQLQAKKLKRGPLSAHSVPARVTAPIISGRPERASSGGAYMLQKLIEETDKFVVFTEEESGASEQLCGIAACQTDDIYNRNCLIELVNCQMVLRGAETEGCVIVSAAKAQLLQCQHHPAWYGDTLKQKTSWTCLLDGMQYFATTESGPTEREHGQLWLEVKNIEEHRQRSLDSVQELMESGQAVGGMVSTTTDWNQPSEAQQTQQVQRIISRCSCRMYYISYSHDIDPELATQIKPPETPANQEKEDLLKKQEGAVDTFTLIHHDLEISTNPAQYAMILDIVNNLLLHVEPKRKEHSEKKQRVRFQLEISSNPEEQRSSILHLQEAVRQHVAQIRQLEKQMYSNVKSLQDDSKNESLLDLNHRLQQQLSQEKADLQLESEELNILIRCFKDFQLQRANKMELRKQPEDVSVARRTEFYFAQARWRLTEEDGQLGIAELELQRFLYSKVNKSDDTAEHLLELGWVTMNNLLPNAVYKVVLRPQSSCQSGRQLALRIFSKVRPPVGGISIKEHFEVNVVPLTIQLTHQFFHRMMGFFFPGRNVEEEEVGDEEDKSKLVTTGIPVVKPRQLIVTDDSLGPGKGVAQGLNRTSGVRRSFRKAPEHPVDDIDKMKERAAMNNSFIYIKIPQVPLCVSYKGEKNSVDWGDLNLVLPCLEYHNNTWTWLDFAMAVKRDSRKALVAQVIKEKLRLKPAAGAEARGKLENKSDGTIQQQEEDEKARLLIGLSVGEKNPSKKSIFGRRK